In a single window of the Bacteroidota bacterium genome:
- a CDS encoding DUF1624 domain-containing protein, giving the protein MTSLTKNRIESLDLLKGIVMIIMALDHTRDYFNASAFLFSPSDPTKSTLAIFFTRFITHFCAPTFCFLAGVSAFMVGKRKSKKDLSLFLIKRGIWLIFIELTVVTFGWQFDLQFRINGTAVIAMLGLSMIILSALIYLPRNFLIAFCCVIIFGHNLLDNISISNNFLWASIHQQEIISYPDGFKFYIDYPIIPWFAVMALGYCFGTFYDKSFESNKRKRVFSTIGLSAVVLFFVLRAIDIYGDKIHWTNYANIQMTIMSFFQISKYPPSLLYLLITLGFMLLFLAYSENLKGRVVSFCTTFGRVPFFYYIIHLYIIHMLAAIFAKLSGYGWKLLVLPDWILGLPTVKGYGFSLSVVYVVWICVIGITYPLCKWYDSYKMRHPEKKWLSYL; this is encoded by the coding sequence ATGACATCACTAACAAAAAACAGAATCGAATCTCTTGACCTTTTAAAAGGTATAGTGATGATAATTATGGCACTTGACCATACAAGAGACTATTTTAATGCATCTGCATTTTTGTTTAGTCCGTCAGACCCAACAAAATCAACTTTAGCAATATTTTTTACAAGATTTATAACTCACTTTTGTGCACCTACATTTTGTTTTCTTGCGGGAGTTTCTGCATTTATGGTTGGGAAAAGGAAATCGAAAAAAGACCTTTCATTATTTTTAATAAAGCGGGGGATTTGGCTGATATTTATTGAACTTACAGTGGTAACGTTTGGATGGCAATTTGATCTTCAATTTAGAATAAACGGAACTGCAGTTATTGCAATGTTGGGTTTAAGTATGATCATACTATCCGCTTTGATTTATCTTCCAAGAAACTTTTTAATTGCGTTTTGTTGCGTAATAATTTTTGGTCACAACCTGCTCGATAATATTTCAATTAGTAACAATTTTTTATGGGCGAGTATACACCAGCAGGAAATCATTTCTTATCCTGATGGGTTTAAATTTTACATTGATTATCCTATCATTCCATGGTTCGCTGTCATGGCTCTCGGCTACTGTTTTGGAACATTCTATGACAAATCTTTTGAAAGTAATAAACGAAAAAGGGTTTTCAGCACAATTGGATTATCGGCAGTAGTACTATTTTTTGTTTTGCGGGCAATTGATATTTACGGTGACAAAATTCATTGGACAAATTATGCAAATATTCAGATGACGATAATGTCGTTCTTTCAAATTTCAAAATATCCGCCATCCTTATTGTATCTGTTGATTACATTAGGTTTCATGCTTTTGTTTCTTGCCTATTCAGAAAATTTAAAAGGCAGAGTAGTTTCTTTTTGTACCACTTTCGGCAGAGTGCCATTCTTTTATTACATCATTCACCTTTATATTATCCATATGTTGGCTGCAATTTTTGCAAAACTCTCAGGCTACGGATGGAAATTATTGGTTTTACCTGATTGGATATTAGGATTACCAACTGTGAAAGGATATGGTTTCAGCCTGTCCGTAGTATATGTTGTATGGATCTGCGTAATTGGAATTACCTATCCGCTTTGTAAGTGGTACGACAGTTATAAAATGCGTCATCCGGAAAAAAAGTGGTTGAGTTATTTGTAA